The genomic window GTGCGCTCCCGCGCCCCCGCCAGCCGCTTCTGGTACGTGCTGAACACCCGGGTGACCTCGGACGCCAGCGCGCCCGCGCCGCCGCCCGGGTCCTCCTGGATCTCCTCGATCTCCGCGGTCAGATACGGGCCGCTGACGTCGAGCGAGAGCAGCTTGAACTTGAGCAGGCCGGTGGCGACGAGCTCGTAGCCGCCGTCGTCGCGCTCGGCGATGCCGGTCGCGTCCGCGATGCAGCCGATGGCGTGGAGGGCGGCGAGCGGGTCCTCGCCCAGGCCCGCGGCCGGACCCGCGCTCCTGCCCTCCTGGCCCGTGGGTGCGACCTCCTGGCCGTTCTTGATCGCGACCACGCCGAAGCGGCGCGGGGCGTCCTCCGGAAGCGCCAGCAGATCCGCGACCAGGGCGCGGTAGCGCTCTTCGAAGACGTTCAGCGGGAGTACGAGGCCGGGGAAGAGGGTGGCGCCCAGGGGGAAGAGCGGAATCCGATCGGTCACAGTGAGCCAGCGTACGGCCTCCGGCCGGGGGTTACGCGGCTTCCCCCCGGGCTGCCCCTCCCCGCTCCCCGGGACCTTCCCCCGGCGGGGTGGCCTGCCGCGCCGTTCCCCGCGCCCCTGGGTGCTTGCCCCTTGCGCCGCGCGCTTGCCTGCGGGGTCGTCGTGGCCTGTCGCGCAGTTCCCCGCGCCCCTGAAAATCGCTCACCCTCCGCGCGGAGAGCAACCCCGCAGGGGCGCGGGGAACTGCGCGGGGTCCGTGGTTGGCGGGCCGTCGGGGCTACGACGTGCGGCGGAGGAGGCGGGTGGCGCCGGCGGCAGCCGTCGTGGCGAGCATCCAGCCGAGGAGGGTGAGCAGCGAGGCGACCCATTGCGCGAGCCCGGCCTCGCGCCACGCGTTGTCCTGGCCCAGGTCGATGACCGGGAGCAGCAGGTCGAGGGCGTAGAGCGCCGGACTCCAGTGCGGCCGGTAACCCCCCGGGTCCGCCGCCGCGGGTATGTGGTGGAGGGCGAAATACGTGGCACCCAGCGCCCACAGCACCGCCATCCAGACCGCGGCCCGGCCCGGCCGGTAGCCGTAGCCGACGGTGATGTCCTGGAGCCAGCCCCACACCCGCCCGGCGGCCGGCAGCGTCTCGCGGCGCCGCCGCTGCCGGGCCAGCAGCACCTCGCGGGCCTCCGCGTCCTCGCCCGCGGCCCGCAGCGCCGCCGCCAGCCGCTCGTACGGCTCGGGCCGGAATTCGGGGGTGGCGGCCTGGAGCCAGGCCAGCCGCCCGCGCAGCGGGAACTCGGCGAGGGGGGTGAGGGTGTCGTAGCTGAAGCCGGTCATCCTCAGCCGCCCGGCCCCGGGCCAGGCGCTGCGCGCGTCGTTGAGCTTGCCGACCCTCGCGCCGGACAGGACGACCGCCCCGTCCGGCGCCCGCGGCAGCGTGAAGCACAGCTCGGGCGTCTGGATGCGCCGCAGCGAGACCTGCTGCTCGCCGGTGAGCAGGAAACGCGCCCGGCTGATGATCACCGCGTTGCCGAACCGCCCGTCGTCGAGCCGCAGCCCGCCGTGGCAGGTGAAGTCCCGCACGCCGACTCCGTCCGGCGGCGGCGCGGACCCGGCGCCGCCGCCCCGCGGGTTCCAGCCGCCGGACAGGTACAGCGTGTGCTCGACCGCTATCCGGGCGGCGTTGAGCGCCTGCCTCCCGCCGGGGTTGCGCAGGGTGGCGCCGCGCAGGCTGAGCCGGCCGCCTATGCGGGCGCTGCGCAGGCTGAACTCCCCGGTGATGTCGACGAGTTCGGCGTCCACGTCCTGGCCGACGGTGAGCCCGTCGGCGGCGAAGGCCTGGGCGGCCCGGCCGCGGCGGACGGTGAGCTGGTTGAGCAGCAGGTCGGTCCCTATGTGCGCGTCGGCCATCCGCACGCCCCCGGTGACCAGGCACTGCGGCAGGTGGAGGTCGCCGCCGACCTGGAGCCTGGCGGCGTCGAGCCGGGGCAGCCGGCAGCGCACCAGGCGCATGCTGCCGACCCGGCACTCCTGGAGCATCAGCGGGTCGTCGAAGCGGCAGTCGTCCAGCTGGACGTACGGCGTGACGGTGCCGCCGGCCAGCATGAGGCGCCCGGTGATCCGCACCCCGGCGAGTTTCAGCGCCGTGACCCGCCCGGGCACCGCGGCCGGCCCGTCCAGCAGCAGCTCGGCGACGGCCTGCGCCCGTACCGTACGGTCCGCGCCCCATTCGGGTCCGGCCAGCGGCTCGTCCTCGTCGGCGCGCCCGGTGCGCAGATCGCAGGTGCGGCCCTCCCTGAAGGCCTGCCACATGCGCCGCTCGACCGGTGTCCAGTCCCGTGGCGGTGTCCCGCCGGCCGTCGCTGCCACCCGATTCCCCTCCCCGTCGTCGCGCCGCACACCGTAGCGGGTCGGTGCGACGGCGGCGTATCACGGAGTGGAACCTTGGAACGTCCCGCATGCCCGGGTCTCTACACTTGGCAGCGTGATCTCCCGAATCGATCTGCGCGGTGCCGCCTTCCCCGAGGGCGGGATCGACCGCGACCTGCTGCCCCGTGCCGACTTCGACGTGGAGGCCGCCCTGGAGACGGTGCGGCCGATCTGCGAGGACGTCCGGCATCGGGGCTCGGTGGCGGTGCTCGATCACGGGGAGCGGTTCGACGGGGTGCGCCCCGCCTCGCTGCGGGTCCCCGAGCAGGCGCTGGCGTCCGCGCTCGCCGAGCTCGACCCCGCGGTCAGGGCCGCGCTGGAGGAGTCGGTACGGCGGGCCAGGATCGTGCACCGCGAGCAGCGCCGCACCGATGTCACCACCCAGGTGGTGCCGGGCGGCACGGTCACCGAGCGCTGGGTGCCGGTCGAGCGGGTCGGGCTGTACGTGCCGGGCGGCCTCGCGGTCTACCCGTCGTCCGTGGTGATGAACGTGGTGCCCGCCCAGGAGGCCGGCGTCGAGGGCATCGCGGTGGCCTCGCCCGCGCAGAAGGACTTCGGCGGCCTGCCGCACCCCGCCATCCTGGCCGCGTGCGCCCTGCTCGGCGTCACCGAGGTCTACGCCGCGGGCGGCGCCCAGGCGGTCGCGATGTTCGCCTACGGCACCGAGGACTGCCGCCCGGTCACCCTGGTCACCGGGCCCGGCAACATCTACGTCGCCGCCGCCAAGCGGCTGCTCAAGGGCCGGATCGGCATCGACGCCGAGGCGGGGCCCACCGAGATCGCGATCCTCGCCGACGACGCCGCGGACCCCGCCTTCGTCGCCGCCGACCTGATCAGCCAGGCCGAGCACGACCCGCTGGCCGCCGCGGTGCTGGTCACGACCTCGCCCGAGCTGGCCGACGCGGTCGGCAAGGAGCTGGACGTCCAGGTCCCCGCCGCCCGGCACCGCGAGCGGATCACCGCCGCACTGTCAGGACGGCAGTCCGCGACCGTGCTCGTCGACACCCTCGACCAGGGTCTGGCCGTGGTGGACGCCTACGCCGCCGAGCACCTGGAGATCCAGACCAGGGACGCCGCCGCGGTCGCCGCCCGGGTGCGGAACGCGGGGGCGGTCTTCGTCGGCCCGCACGCCCCGGTCTCGCTCGGCGACTACTGCGCCGGGTCCAACCACGTGCTGCCCACCGGCGGCTGCGCCTGCCACTCCTCGGGCCTGTCGGTGCAGTCCTTCCTGCGCGGCAT from Streptomyces sp. NBC_01198 includes these protein-coding regions:
- the hisD gene encoding histidinol dehydrogenase, which encodes MISRIDLRGAAFPEGGIDRDLLPRADFDVEAALETVRPICEDVRHRGSVAVLDHGERFDGVRPASLRVPEQALASALAELDPAVRAALEESVRRARIVHREQRRTDVTTQVVPGGTVTERWVPVERVGLYVPGGLAVYPSSVVMNVVPAQEAGVEGIAVASPAQKDFGGLPHPAILAACALLGVTEVYAAGGAQAVAMFAYGTEDCRPVTLVTGPGNIYVAAAKRLLKGRIGIDAEAGPTEIAILADDAADPAFVAADLISQAEHDPLAAAVLVTTSPELADAVGKELDVQVPAARHRERITAALSGRQSATVLVDTLDQGLAVVDAYAAEHLEIQTRDAAAVAARVRNAGAVFVGPHAPVSLGDYCAGSNHVLPTGGCACHSSGLSVQSFLRGIHVVDYSRDALADVAAHVVTLADAEDLPAHGEAVRVRFGGDLA
- a CDS encoding LON peptidase substrate-binding domain-containing protein; the protein is MTDRIPLFPLGATLFPGLVLPLNVFEERYRALVADLLALPEDAPRRFGVVAIKNGQEVAPTGQEGRSAGPAAGLGEDPLAALHAIGCIADATGIAERDDGGYELVATGLLKFKLLSLDVSGPYLTAEIEEIQEDPGGGAGALASEVTRVFSTYQKRLAGARERTLAPGQEFPDDPTVLSYLVAAALIAETAVKQALLEEPDSAARLAAELRLLRRESAVIDKLPSLPAVDLTSQPISAN
- a CDS encoding oxidoreductase, whose translation is MWQAFREGRTCDLRTGRADEDEPLAGPEWGADRTVRAQAVAELLLDGPAAVPGRVTALKLAGVRITGRLMLAGGTVTPYVQLDDCRFDDPLMLQECRVGSMRLVRCRLPRLDAARLQVGGDLHLPQCLVTGGVRMADAHIGTDLLLNQLTVRRGRAAQAFAADGLTVGQDVDAELVDITGEFSLRSARIGGRLSLRGATLRNPGGRQALNAARIAVEHTLYLSGGWNPRGGGAGSAPPPDGVGVRDFTCHGGLRLDDGRFGNAVIISRARFLLTGEQQVSLRRIQTPELCFTLPRAPDGAVVLSGARVGKLNDARSAWPGAGRLRMTGFSYDTLTPLAEFPLRGRLAWLQAATPEFRPEPYERLAAALRAAGEDAEAREVLLARQRRRRETLPAAGRVWGWLQDITVGYGYRPGRAAVWMAVLWALGATYFALHHIPAAADPGGYRPHWSPALYALDLLLPVIDLGQDNAWREAGLAQWVASLLTLLGWMLATTAAAGATRLLRRTS